The window CCTTAACTGCCCACCGTTAGAGTAACAACCTTGATGGAAGGATGTTATAGAAGCTGAGAATGGGATATGTAAAACATGCCTAAGCCAAGCTCTCTCGTAAGGAAAAACGCACAATCGAATTGAGAGAGAACACTAGATTAGTAGTGCCCATTTTTTATTCGTCAAAACTCCGCAAATTGAGTTCCAACCGAGCTTAGTCAAAGGCTGGAGGTCAGTTACGGttcatgttatttttttcgTATTTGGTTATTTTATTCATGAATTTATGTTCGTCAATGTATAATTAGATCGTGCTTAGTTCTATCAGATTCCACAGTTGCTAATCTATTGAAGGACTGATCTATGGCAATATGCATGGTTTGCTCTTTGCCCAACCCGATTGAACCACCAGCAACGTGAGGGAACTTTAATGAGAATCTGAGAGAGGCGATGCTGTCTATCAACGTGATTGCTAACGAAAGCTCGAAAGGACTTCTCAGATTGCaagttctcttttcttctcttcctcttcttccctctgcTTTTTACTTTCGCGTGTTCTTTCGCTGCAAGAGGACTCAATGGGCGTGTTCGCGCATGCATGAACGGGGGGAGGTGGGGGTGGCTTTTGCCGACGCGGATGTCGCACAAGAACCGCGAAAAAGGCAGGCTATCGAAAGGTTGTATCTTATACTTTTGATGCGCTAAAGCTTTTACCTTTCATCGCATTGAACCAACAATGCGATAGAATCAAAGTGGCATGCCGAGAGCAATATTCCATAACTCGACTATAATATATGGTTTGTGGCGACTTGTATCAATTCAGAAATCTCCCGGAAGGTAGAAGCTGTTGATTCTAAAACTTAAGGACCATCTTGCCGACCAAAGCTCGGGTCCAAGAATTAATAGGCAATGCAAAAATCCTGGTTAAAGCCTTGGGGGTTTAGGACCGGGATCGATCCTCCTATCGATGATCAGAACGGAAGAGAGAAGTGCAAAGTAAAAGCAAATGTGTATCATATCACTGTCTATTGCGGTTGGAAGCATTTATGCCTTTTTCAATGGCGGAGATGAGGATGATGTATGAAAACACGTAATGCTACTCAAACTTCACTATCTTACGAGATAATGAGGTTGTTTTCATTCAGTAGATAGCATCCGTTTTTGACCGCAGTTTATCTTCCCGTCCCCGGCTGCCGGAATAGCCAAGGTGCCCCCATGAAGGATACCTTTCAGTTTCTCGAGCAGCAGCTCCGCCTTAGCCAGTTCCAGTAACTCCTCTTGATGATAATCGCCTTCGCCGCTGAAGAGGCCCACCATTTTTATGCCATTCGCCTCCAGCTGCGCTGCCAACTCCCTCTGCCGATCTATGATTGGATCTCGGCCaccacccaccaccaccacccgccACCCCATCGTTCTCATCCTCTCCCACTCCCCCAGTCTCTCCCCAGCCATCGGGTTGCAATACTGGTGGTCCCGGTCTGTGCCGGCCGGAAGCGCGAGCTCCCAGAATAGGTCTGCCACGTTCATCGGCAGGATTGGGTTGTTGAACAGCCTAACTTCCGACTCGGTCCTCTGGAGTCCGCCGAAGAAGGGGTGGTGCAAGATCAGGGTTCTGATCACCAAAGGCTCTAGATCGGCCGGGGTGGCGCACGCATGGAGGCCCACATGGTACGCGATGTTCCCCCCAGCGGCCGTGCCCATCAGGTAGCACCGCGAGAAGTCAACGCCCTCGCGAAGCCACTCCTCCTCGGTGGTCCTGACCCAGCGGAGGGCCTCCATGGCGTCATCATAGGCCGCAGGGAGGCGGTGCTCCGGCGCAAGGCGGAAGCTGGGGGAGACGACGACGGCACCAAGCTTGGCCGCCATGAGGGAGCAGAAAACGTGGAATATCTCGTGGGCCGGGGAGGAGTATATGAAACCGCCGCCGTGGTAATATACGATGAGCGGCAGTCTCTGGTCAGGCGGGGGTGACAGGCTAGGCACGTAGATCCGGGCCCATGTGTTGTGGGTCAGGTCGACCGGGACGTCCTTGGTGCGGACAGCGGAGGGCTGGTCGGGATTGGGGTCGGCGGGGATATCTACCATGTGGAAGCCACGCGTGACCGCGCCGTCTGGGTGCAGGACAAGATTGAGGTATTTATAGGCGTCGAAGGCCGGAGCTGGATCGAGATCCGGATGCTGATCGGCCATGTTTTGCTTTCTGCTCGAGCTCGAGGTGGGACTGAAGAAAGATGTGGGAAAAACCGGTTCTTTATAGCccgagaaaagtcaaaagtcaaaAGCAGTCGAGGGCCACGGCCATGGTATGGATTTACGTACAtactt of the Eucalyptus grandis isolate ANBG69807.140 chromosome 10, ASM1654582v1, whole genome shotgun sequence genome contains:
- the LOC104421764 gene encoding probable carboxylesterase 120, whose product is MADQHPDLDPAPAFDAYKYLNLVLHPDGAVTRGFHMVDIPADPNPDQPSAVRTKDVPVDLTHNTWARIYVPSLSPPPDQRLPLIVYYHGGGFIYSSPAHEIFHVFCSLMAAKLGAVVVSPSFRLAPEHRLPAAYDDAMEALRWVRTTEEEWLREGVDFSRCYLMGTAAGGNIAYHVGLHACATPADLEPLVIRTLILHHPFFGGLQRTESEVRLFNNPILPMNVADLFWELALPAGTDRDHQYCNPMAGERLGEWERMRTMGWRVVVVGGGRDPIIDRQRELAAQLEANGIKMVGLFSGEGDYHQEELLELAKAELLLEKLKGILHGGTLAIPAAGDGKINCGQKRMLSTE